The Streptomyces sp. ICC1 DNA window GGCTGATGCCGCCGAACGATCCGAGCGGCGTGCCGAATTCCGGGTCGAGCAGATCCTCGTGGAACTCGTTGGGCGGGTGGCCCAGCAGGCTCACGATCAGCGGGGCGAAGACCGCCACCAGGATCAGGAGGATCACGACCACGCCGCCCGTCAGCGCGACCTTGTCGCGCTTGAGCCGCATCCAGGCGATGCGTCCGGGCGAGCGGCCTTCGATGGCCTTGGCTGGGACGTCGGCTACGGACACGGGAGCGGGAGTCTCCGCGCTCGTGTCATGCAGTGGTGCCGTCATCGTGGTGGGGACCCCTCTCGGCCGACGGGTGAGCCGGCCCATGCCCGCCGCTGTGGCGGCGTTGGTGCGGAGTGGCGCTCGGAGTGCGAGGTGCGGAGGTGCAGAGGTGCGGGATGCAGAGGTGCGTTGCAGTGCGGGTACAGGCGGTACTGGCAGTGCTGGTGGTGCACGTGGTGCTGTACGAAACGACGAGCGAATTTCCCGTGGCGAACCGGTCCTCGGAGGACTGACCCGCTCTTGGGTGGGGAGTCTTCATCGGGCCGTCGATCAGCCGCCAGACCCGCAGGTGAATGGATGCGCAACCGTGATCTGAGGGTCGAGTTCCCGTTATCCGGACTTCGCTGCCGCCTCAGCGGAGCAAGACCGTCCGTTCGGTGCCGAATCGGACATGGCACCCAACTCGGGTTACTAGCATGCCTATTGGGCGTACATCAGCGTCGAAATCAGGACAACGCAAAGGCCGCACGGAACGACTGTTCCGTGCGGCCTCGGGTGGCTTGGCCACGATGTCTCAGTAGGCGGGCGCCTGGCCCTCGCGGTCATAGAAGGGACGGGTTTGCGCGCGCAGCCACATCGCCACCGGGTCGTGCTCGTCGGCGAGCGCGACCGTGCAGACCGGCACTCCCTCGGGCACCGCGCCGACCGACTGGCGCATCATCTCCCGCACGGATTCCAGCGCGTGCGCCGAGGCCTCGTACAGGTCGAGCCCGACGGCGAGGTACGGGGAGCCCAGCGCGGGCTGCACCCAGGCGCGGCGCAGCGAGCGCACGGCGGGCGTGCGGTGCGCGTGCTGCGTGAGCAGCCCGTAGAACTGCGGGAGCTCGATGGCGGGCTCGGACAGTCGCAGGGGGCCCGCCGGCATCCGGTCCAGGCCGGTGGAGATCCGGCGCAGGTCGGCCCAGGGAATGCCGACACCGCCGCCCTGGGCGTGGGGGTTGAGCCACAGCCCCCAGCGGTCGGGGTAGAGGGCACGGGCGATGTCCCGGCCCGTGACCACCTCGTACCCCCGGTTCCAGCCGCTGGCGGCCAGCTCCTGCGGGGAGGTCACGCAGGGCGCGTAACCGAGGCTCTCGACCTCCATGCCGCCGTACTGCGCGTCCGGGGAACCGGACCGCCCCTGCCACAGCAGCATCCACAGCCGCCCCTCGGCCAGGGCGTGCAGGAGCGCCTCGTAGCTCTCGTAGCGCCCGGGAGTCACCTGGCGCAGCATGTGCTCGACCTGCCCGACCGCGGCCGTGCCTGACGCACTCACCCGGTACCCCTCTTCGTCTCTTCGTCCGCCCGTCGCCCACACGTGTCCGTCACCAGCTTAAGCGTGCCTACGGCAGGTAGAAGGGGCGTACGCGCGTAAGGATGAAGTCGACGACCGGGTCCTCGGCGGCGTCGAGGAGGATCAACTGCACAGGCCAGGGCGCCGGTACGCGGGCCAGCGCCCGGCCCAGGGCCTCCATCGGGGCGTTCCGCATGTCGGGCTCCCATCCCAGCAGCTGGACACCGACGTACAGCTCCGGCGCCCCGGCCTCGACGCTTGCGAGGCACCGGTAGGCCGCCGCGACGACTCCGGTGGCACGGAACTCCTCCCCGGCGGCGGTCAGGAAGTCGACGGGATCCTCCTGCCAGTCCGGCTCGTAGAGCCGGACCCGGCCCCCGGTGGCGGGCCCGTCGAGCGGGCTGCGGCCCGCCCGGCAGAGCTCGGCGACGGCGGGCGGCGGCAGCGGGACCCCGACGGCCCCCTCGGGGTTGACCGCGATGCCGAGCTGCGGGGGCAGGCCGCGGGCGAAGTCCACGGCGGGCGCGACGGCGAAGTCCATGGCGGGGCCGGCGCAGGCGCGGAACTGCTCCTCGGAGCTGTAGACGGGCACGTAGGCCGCGCCGTCGATCTCCATCGTGGGCAGGCTCAGGCTGTTCACCCCGCCCGGCAGCGGGATCCACAGCGGGCTGCGCCCGAGCACCTCGAGGATCCGCCCGCCGGCGTCCGCCTGCCCCAGTGCCGCCCCGAGCACCTGTTCCAGCTCGTTACCCGGCCACATGTACGCCTCCGCTAGCTCGCCCTCGTCTCGCCCAGAGGTTAACGGGCCCCCGCGGCCCGCCCGCCCGCTCCCCCGGGCCGGGGTCCGGCAGAGACGCCTAGTGCTGTGGCCGGAAGGGTTTGCCGGGTCGCGGTGTCCGGTGCGGTGCATCTCCCCCAGCTACCGCCGGGAGGGGCCCCCGGACGGAGGACCACGCCTCGTACTGGACGTACCGGTGTGGTCCGACAACGCGGCGAGGTGCCGGATCCTCTCCGCCCTCGGAGCACACGGCCGCACGGTGCCGGTGACGGCGCCCAAAACCGGCACGGGCCGGGCCTACTGCGCGGCCCCCGTCCTCGACACGGCCGCCGCCGTCCTCGCCCTGGAGCACCGCATCGTCCCGCCCACGCCGAACGTCTTCGACGTGTGCCACGACCTCGACGTGGTGACCGGCAGCGCCCGCACGGCCGACCTGCGCACCGCCCTCGTCCTGAGCCGCGGCCTGACGGGCTCCAACGCCGCCCCCGTCCCGCCCCTCCCCGCTGCCGCTCCGGGTGGCGGCGGCGGGAAGGGGCGGCGGCCCCGCTACAGCAGCGCCAGCTGCAGGCCGCCCGTCGCGGAAAGGTGCTGGCCCGTGACCCAGCGGGAGTCGGGGGAGGCGAGGAAGGCGACCACGTCCGCGACCTCCTCCGGGACCCCGACGCGGTGGAAGACGGACCGGGAGGCGGCGTGCGCGCGGGCCCCCGGGTCCGCGAGCCAGTCCGCGTTCAGGTCGGTCGCGGTGATCCCGGGGCCCACCGAGTTCACCGTGATGTTCCGCGGCGCGAGCTCGGCGGCCAGCGAGACCGTCATCGCGTTCACGGCGCCCTTGGCCATGACCGTGGCGAGGATCGCCGGCAGCGCGATGTCCGGGGTGCCCGTCACGTTCACGATCCGGCCGCCGTCCC harbors:
- a CDS encoding enhanced serine sensitivity protein SseB C-terminal domain-containing protein, producing the protein MSASGTAAVGQVEHMLRQVTPGRYESYEALLHALAEGRLWMLLWQGRSGSPDAQYGGMEVESLGYAPCVTSPQELAASGWNRGYEVVTGRDIARALYPDRWGLWLNPHAQGGGVGIPWADLRRISTGLDRMPAGPLRLSEPAIELPQFYGLLTQHAHRTPAVRSLRRAWVQPALGSPYLAVGLDLYEASAHALESVREMMRQSVGAVPEGVPVCTVALADEHDPVAMWLRAQTRPFYDREGQAPAY
- a CDS encoding enhanced serine sensitivity protein SseB → MWPGNELEQVLGAALGQADAGGRILEVLGRSPLWIPLPGGVNSLSLPTMEIDGAAYVPVYSSEEQFRACAGPAMDFAVAPAVDFARGLPPQLGIAVNPEGAVGVPLPPPAVAELCRAGRSPLDGPATGGRVRLYEPDWQEDPVDFLTAAGEEFRATGVVAAAYRCLASVEAGAPELYVGVQLLGWEPDMRNAPMEALGRALARVPAPWPVQLILLDAAEDPVVDFILTRVRPFYLP